A window of Desulfovibrio desulfuricans DSM 642 contains these coding sequences:
- the tsaD gene encoding tRNA (adenosine(37)-N6)-threonylcarbamoyltransferase complex transferase subunit TsaD, whose protein sequence is MLCLGIESSCDETALALVEDGRLVDAVLASQADVHALFGGVVPELASREHYRFVGALFDELMRRSGKVNSDIDLVAAARGPGLLGSLLVGVAFAKGLALGLGKPFLGVNHLHAHLLAVGLEQELHFPALGLLVSGGHTHIYRLESSWDCRLLGRTLDDAAGEAFDKVGKFLGLAYPGGKLMDALARAGHATPAMFPRPYLDNDNLDFSFSGLKTAATGLAAHQLAGQEWPRPLTDIAHAPQALKDYCASFNLAVVDTLCAKMARALDRNPGVTTLLMAGGVACNSLLRERIELLMQGRGGQAYIPGPLLCTDNAAMIAHAGWLLGARGFSHDLRMETIPRGKIIPDDMLCSLC, encoded by the coding sequence ATGTTGTGTTTGGGAATTGAAAGTTCTTGCGACGAAACCGCATTGGCGCTGGTTGAAGACGGGCGGCTCGTGGATGCCGTGCTTGCAAGCCAGGCCGATGTGCATGCCCTGTTTGGCGGTGTGGTGCCGGAACTGGCTTCGCGCGAGCATTACCGCTTTGTGGGCGCGCTGTTTGACGAGCTGATGCGGCGTAGCGGCAAGGTCAATTCTGATATTGATCTTGTGGCAGCGGCGCGTGGCCCAGGTCTGCTTGGCAGCCTGCTGGTGGGCGTTGCCTTTGCCAAAGGCTTGGCCCTTGGTCTTGGCAAACCCTTTCTTGGGGTTAACCACCTGCATGCGCACCTTCTGGCAGTAGGGCTGGAGCAGGAATTGCACTTTCCGGCCCTTGGTCTGCTGGTGTCGGGCGGGCATACGCACATCTACAGGCTTGAATCGTCCTGGGATTGCCGCCTCCTTGGGCGCACCCTTGATGACGCAGCTGGTGAAGCTTTTGACAAGGTTGGCAAATTCCTGGGTCTGGCTTATCCTGGCGGCAAGCTTATGGATGCTCTGGCCAGGGCAGGGCACGCCACGCCAGCCATGTTTCCCCGGCCTTATCTTGATAATGACAATCTTGATTTCAGCTTCAGCGGCCTCAAGACAGCCGCCACCGGGCTTGCCGCGCATCAGTTGGCGGGGCAGGAATGGCCTCGTCCCCTGACAGACATTGCCCATGCGCCGCAAGCGCTTAAAGATTATTGCGCTTCATTCAATCTGGCTGTTGTGGATACCTTGTGCGCCAAGATGGCTCGGGCGCTTGACCGCAACCCCGGTGTTACAACACTGCTGATGGCGGGTGGGGTTGCCTGCAATTCACTGCTGCGTGAACGAATTGAACTGCTCATGCAAGGCAGGGGAGGCCAGGCTTATATTCCCGGCCCTCTGTTATGTACCGATAATGCTGCAATGATTGCCCATGCTGGCTGGCTCTTGGGCGCAAGGGGTTTCAGCCATGATCTGCGTATGGAGACCATACCCCGCGGCAAAATCATTCCCGATGACATGTTGTGCAGCTTGTGCTGA
- the yihA gene encoding ribosome biogenesis GTP-binding protein YihA/YsxC, protein MNPVLTLETTAYTLEQLISLPEAQIALAGRSNVGKSSLINALAGRKKLAKVSSTPGKTRSVNYYRVTPHDFYLVDLPGYGYARASHTEREKWARLLERYLVECAGLKALALLLDSRLEPQKLDKNLASFARTNGLNIVPVLTKADKCSQRERANRQNEWQELLGTRPIVTSSSNRYGIDNLWRALVETAVPQRLAPGTLNAADAEAEPHDGAIAEQEPQEQAENQN, encoded by the coding sequence ATGAATCCTGTTCTTACCCTTGAAACTACAGCCTATACTCTTGAGCAGCTCATATCACTGCCCGAGGCGCAGATAGCCCTTGCGGGGCGCTCCAATGTGGGTAAATCATCGCTTATCAACGCGTTGGCTGGCCGCAAAAAACTGGCAAAAGTCAGCTCCACGCCCGGCAAAACCCGCTCGGTGAATTATTACCGCGTGACACCCCACGACTTTTATCTTGTTGACCTGCCGGGTTACGGCTATGCCCGCGCAAGCCATACGGAACGCGAAAAATGGGCGCGCCTGCTTGAACGGTATCTGGTGGAATGCGCTGGCCTCAAGGCCCTGGCCCTGCTGCTCGACAGCCGCCTTGAACCCCAGAAGCTCGACAAGAATCTGGCGTCCTTTGCCCGCACCAACGGCCTGAATATTGTGCCGGTGCTGACCAAGGCAGACAAGTGCAGCCAGCGGGAGCGCGCCAACCGCCAGAATGAATGGCAGGAGCTGCTCGGCACCCGCCCCATTGTCACGTCTTCCAGCAACCGTTACGGCATTGATAACCTCTGGCGCGCGCTCGTTGAAACAGCGGTTCCCCAGCGCCTGGCCCCCGGCACACTCAATGCCGCAGACGCGGAAGCTGAGCCGCATGATGGCGCTATTGCTGAGCAGGAGCCGCAGGAACAGGCTGAAAACCAGAATTGA
- the fbp gene encoding class 1 fructose-bisphosphatase → MADITVTEHLLLHQKRSPQATGQFTGLLYDLILSGKSISRRIAKAGLLDILGGTGEVNVQGEDVQKMDSIANRILLYRMERCGALCAMGSEEEAELVRVSKDFPRGDYILIFDPLDGSTNIDVNINVGTIFSILRRPEGHTGEVTLDEVLQPGIKQVAAGYILYGPSTMLVLSTGQGVHGFTLDPGVGEFLLSHPDMRIPEQGHIYSVNEGNWKKWDAPARDAVNWFHGCETSDGKPYSSRYVGALVADFHRTLINGGIYMYPPDANKPNGKLRLMCEANPLAFLAEQAGGKASDGHGRILERVPDKLHARTPLYIGSTLDVEAVEKIYARHAGR, encoded by the coding sequence ATGGCTGACATCACGGTTACGGAACACCTGCTGCTGCATCAGAAGCGTAGCCCCCAGGCAACGGGCCAGTTTACTGGTCTTCTGTACGACCTGATCCTTTCGGGAAAAAGCATTTCCCGTCGTATCGCCAAAGCTGGCCTGCTTGATATCCTCGGCGGCACGGGCGAAGTGAATGTGCAGGGTGAAGATGTGCAGAAGATGGATTCCATCGCCAATCGCATCCTGCTTTATCGCATGGAGCGTTGCGGCGCTCTCTGCGCAATGGGGTCGGAAGAAGAAGCTGAACTTGTACGCGTGAGCAAGGATTTTCCGCGCGGAGACTATATTCTCATTTTTGATCCTCTTGACGGGTCGACCAATATTGATGTGAACATCAATGTCGGCACCATATTCTCTATTTTGCGCAGGCCCGAAGGCCATACCGGCGAGGTAACGCTGGATGAAGTGCTGCAACCCGGCATCAAGCAGGTAGCAGCTGGGTATATTCTGTACGGCCCGTCCACCATGCTGGTTCTCAGCACTGGGCAGGGCGTGCACGGTTTTACCCTTGATCCTGGTGTGGGCGAATTTTTGCTGTCTCACCCAGATATGCGCATTCCCGAACAGGGGCATATTTATTCGGTCAACGAAGGCAACTGGAAGAAATGGGATGCGCCAGCCCGCGATGCCGTCAACTGGTTCCACGGTTGCGAAACTTCGGATGGCAAGCCCTATTCTTCGCGTTATGTGGGCGCGCTGGTGGCCGACTTTCACCGCACGCTCATCAACGGTGGGATCTACATGTATCCGCCCGATGCCAACAAGCCCAATGGCAAGTTGCGCCTGATGTGCGAGGCCAACCCCCTGGCTTTTCTTGCAGAACAGGCTGGCGGCAAGGCGAGCGACGGGCATGGCCGCATACTTGAAAGGGTGCCGGACAAACTCCATGCGCGCACACCCCTGTACATCGGCTCGACGCTGGATGTTGAGGCTGTGGAAAAAATATACGCCCGTCACGCGGGCAGATAA
- a CDS encoding FtsB family cell division protein gives MFWRTFILVVLGLVNVVFFARMVWGPTGLIEYRELKHQYAELEKQIASLDAENLSLSREIRLLQSDSQYMEKVIRQRLHYIRDNEVLYLFGDMAKTGREQKP, from the coding sequence ATGTTTTGGCGTACCTTTATTCTGGTTGTGCTGGGCCTGGTCAATGTGGTGTTTTTTGCCCGCATGGTCTGGGGCCCCACTGGCCTTATTGAATACCGTGAACTCAAGCACCAGTACGCCGAGCTTGAAAAGCAGATTGCAAGCCTTGATGCGGAAAACCTCTCTCTGAGCCGTGAAATTCGCCTTTTGCAGTCCGACAGCCAGTATATGGAAAAAGTCATTCGTCAGCGCCTCCACTATATTCGCGATAATGAGGTGCTCTATCTTTTTGGCGATATGGCGAAAACGGGGCGGGAGCAGAAACCATGA
- a CDS encoding outer membrane protein assembly factor BamD, with protein sequence MHKKLLRSILLVISMFAVSGCGIIDMIYLPPAEDTAQEVFEAANDAMSEKNYVRAVELYNKLRDTYPFSPYTVDAELSLADAYFLDEEYELAAETYKDFESLHPRHEAIPYVLYQTGMSLMKQFRSIDRATTELKEAYDYFDRLRQTFPDSPYSKSAEEHMRTCRQLMAEHELYIADVFWHMKKYGPAWHRYEYIMNNFKDVPEVADHAKEKSLAAYHNYREAQSQEVREKREGSWKRWFTWL encoded by the coding sequence ATGCATAAAAAACTGCTTCGCTCCATTTTGCTTGTCATAAGCATGTTTGCGGTTTCCGGTTGCGGCATCATTGATATGATCTACCTGCCGCCGGCGGAAGACACCGCCCAGGAGGTTTTTGAAGCCGCCAATGACGCCATGAGTGAGAAAAACTACGTGCGCGCCGTGGAGCTGTACAACAAACTTCGCGATACATATCCCTTCAGCCCGTACACGGTTGATGCGGAACTGTCGCTTGCAGATGCCTACTTCCTTGACGAGGAATATGAGCTTGCTGCCGAAACCTACAAGGATTTCGAGTCGCTGCATCCTCGTCACGAAGCCATTCCCTATGTTCTGTACCAGACTGGCATGTCGCTCATGAAGCAGTTCCGCTCCATCGACAGGGCCACCACAGAACTCAAGGAAGCTTACGACTACTTTGACCGCTTGCGCCAGACCTTCCCCGACTCGCCCTATTCCAAGAGCGCGGAAGAACATATGCGCACGTGCCGTCAGCTCATGGCAGAACACGAACTGTATATTGCCGATGTGTTCTGGCACATGAAAAAGTACGGTCCGGCCTGGCATCGTTATGAATACATTATGAATAACTTCAAGGATGTGCCTGAAGTTGCCGATCATGCCAAGGAAAAGAGCCTCGCTGCCTATCACAATTACCGTGAGGCTCAGTCGCAGGAAGTTCGCGAAAAGCGTGAAGGCAGCTGGAAGCGGTGGTTTACCTGGCTGTAA
- the trxA gene encoding thioredoxin, protein MAEQVTDATFESVVLKSDLPVLLDFWAPWCGPCRAVGPIIDELATEYDGKVHVVKMNVDENPATPTKFGIRAIPTLVLFKKGETVEQITGAVTKAALKDLIDTKALA, encoded by the coding sequence ATGGCTGAACAGGTCACTGACGCCACCTTTGAAAGCGTTGTGCTCAAGTCCGATCTTCCGGTTCTGCTCGATTTTTGGGCTCCCTGGTGCGGTCCTTGCCGCGCTGTTGGCCCCATCATTGACGAACTGGCCACTGAGTATGACGGCAAGGTGCATGTCGTAAAAATGAACGTGGACGAAAATCCGGCCACGCCCACCAAGTTTGGCATCCGCGCTATCCCGACTCTTGTCCTTTTCAAAAAGGGTGAAACGGTAGAGCAGATCACAGGTGCTGTGACCAAGGCTGCCCTGAAAGACCTTATCGATACAAAGGCTCTGGCATGA
- a CDS encoding tetratricopeptide repeat protein yields the protein MTEKIEWYKEVLELEPNSKVFFPLARLLSEAGRADEAVEILEQGLARHEEFLEARLFLIELLHTANRLEACEKQVGRLTKMFSTYAGFWQAWAACINAAGDAPDTAAVLRFLALNFSKGPVSLHEVINQGLASLSGAGAAAGARSSLQARSEAAIPAAGPSAHEAAFATASTSAHQAVTEAAAPVAEAAEQLVAAPVLATAMHDADAQLDADVHIDDVDAHDPIDFDPDLAMADDEALPAELEDGTPSMLARGADAYAAYAAPVTQSEAVVVDDADEGEERFSLRTRSMAEVLAEQGDIKGALDIYHELAAAAVHPEESADLRQRITTLTARLGNAQTVDPVQPAATAEHASGKDKLISMLEALAERVEARAHS from the coding sequence ATGACGGAAAAAATTGAATGGTATAAAGAAGTCCTGGAGCTTGAGCCCAATTCCAAGGTCTTTTTCCCTCTGGCGCGTCTGCTTTCCGAAGCTGGTCGTGCAGATGAAGCCGTTGAAATTCTGGAGCAGGGGCTTGCCCGGCACGAGGAATTTCTTGAAGCCAGGCTTTTTCTCATAGAGCTGCTGCACACCGCCAATCGGCTCGAAGCCTGCGAAAAGCAGGTGGGCAGGCTGACAAAAATGTTTTCTACCTATGCAGGCTTTTGGCAGGCATGGGCCGCATGCATCAATGCTGCTGGCGATGCGCCTGATACTGCTGCCGTGCTGCGTTTTCTGGCCCTCAATTTTTCAAAGGGCCCGGTATCATTGCACGAGGTCATCAACCAGGGGCTGGCCTCCCTGTCTGGAGCTGGAGCCGCTGCTGGCGCTAGGTCCAGTTTGCAAGCGCGTTCCGAGGCCGCCATCCCTGCTGCTGGCCCATCCGCACATGAGGCGGCATTTGCAACAGCTTCAACGTCTGCACACCAGGCAGTAACTGAGGCCGCTGCGCCTGTGGCAGAAGCAGCTGAGCAACTCGTTGCCGCTCCCGTTCTGGCAACAGCCATGCATGACGCGGATGCCCAGCTTGATGCTGATGTTCACATTGATGACGTTGACGCTCACGATCCCATTGATTTTGATCCTGATCTTGCCATGGCGGACGATGAGGCCCTGCCAGCAGAATTGGAAGACGGCACCCCTTCCATGCTGGCTCGCGGAGCAGATGCGTATGCCGCATATGCTGCCCCGGTTACCCAGTCCGAAGCTGTTGTTGTAGACGATGCAGATGAAGGGGAGGAGCGTTTTTCGCTGCGTACCCGCTCTATGGCCGAAGTGCTGGCAGAACAGGGTGACATCAAGGGGGCACTTGATATTTACCATGAGCTTGCTGCCGCAGCGGTACATCCGGAAGAAAGCGCTGATTTGCGTCAGCGCATTACTACGTTGACTGCGCGACTGGGCAACGCCCAGACGGTAGATCCTGTCCAACCCGCTGCAACGGCAGAACATGCCAGCGGCAAGGACAAGCTGATAAGCATGCTTGAAGCTTTGGCTGAACGTGTCGAAGCCAGGGCGCACAGTTAA
- a CDS encoding cation diffusion facilitator family transporter, whose protein sequence is MNVMDNGASEKSRAAMFSLLAALGLTSIKLAVGLYTNSLGILSEALHSGLDLLAAALTLAAVRISAKPADSRHPYGHGKAENLSALAQTVLLFATCAWVVYEGVQRLASGSSPVVPSLWGVGVMAISMAVDINRVRVLRRVAKNFNSQALEADALHFSTDILSSAVVLVGVLAVWLAQALQLPAPISRVLSQADTVAALLVAAIIFRASMHMASDAVNMLMDSASSQASEAIVVAVRKIAGISEVRRVRVRTSGPQSFVDLTVGVAPGLKVSDGHRLAHEAEEAVSGVLPGADVTVHVEPRKSCRIDENNPFALVQVAASEHGLAVHDVHVLSADSACHIELHVELPGQMPFDRAYARVKAFEDTLREALPGVEIVSHMEPKAPSAALEPGASVSVPFSEMAWREIKAAVENEPLAAMPHKFSTYVLPEQGVCISFHCNVSVGLSVEEAHNVCTRLEKRIRAAVPQLGRLSIHMEPAVVSNTPAA, encoded by the coding sequence ATGAACGTTATGGATAACGGCGCCAGCGAAAAAAGCCGCGCAGCCATGTTTTCGCTGCTCGCGGCACTGGGGCTTACCAGCATCAAGCTTGCGGTCGGCTTGTATACCAACAGCCTAGGCATATTGTCTGAAGCCTTGCACAGCGGGCTTGATCTGCTGGCGGCTGCCCTTACCCTTGCTGCGGTGAGAATTTCAGCCAAGCCTGCTGATTCACGGCATCCTTACGGGCATGGCAAGGCCGAGAACCTCTCGGCTCTTGCGCAAACGGTGCTTTTGTTCGCCACCTGCGCGTGGGTGGTGTACGAGGGCGTTCAGCGCCTCGCTTCAGGCTCAAGCCCTGTTGTGCCTTCCCTCTGGGGTGTTGGCGTTATGGCGATTTCCATGGCTGTTGACATCAACCGGGTACGCGTTTTGCGACGGGTTGCCAAAAATTTTAACAGTCAGGCTCTTGAAGCTGATGCCCTGCATTTTTCCACAGATATTCTTTCTTCTGCCGTAGTGCTTGTGGGGGTGCTGGCTGTATGGCTTGCGCAGGCCCTGCAACTGCCTGCGCCCATAAGCCGTGTGCTTTCGCAGGCAGATACGGTGGCGGCCCTGCTTGTAGCTGCGATTATTTTTCGGGCAAGCATGCATATGGCCTCGGATGCCGTGAATATGCTGATGGATTCTGCTTCATCACAGGCGAGCGAAGCCATTGTGGTAGCCGTGCGAAAGATCGCGGGCATTTCCGAGGTCAGGCGGGTGCGTGTGCGCACCAGTGGGCCCCAGAGTTTTGTGGATTTGACTGTTGGCGTTGCACCGGGCCTGAAGGTAAGCGATGGGCACCGCCTCGCGCATGAGGCTGAAGAAGCTGTGTCCGGCGTTCTACCCGGTGCGGATGTGACCGTGCACGTGGAGCCTCGCAAATCGTGCCGCATTGATGAAAACAACCCCTTTGCCCTGGTGCAGGTTGCCGCATCTGAGCACGGCCTTGCGGTTCATGATGTGCATGTTTTGAGCGCAGACAGCGCCTGCCATATTGAGCTGCACGTTGAACTGCCGGGCCAGATGCCCTTTGACCGGGCGTACGCGCGGGTCAAGGCTTTTGAGGATACACTGCGGGAGGCATTGCCGGGTGTTGAAATCGTCAGCCACATGGAGCCCAAGGCCCCAAGCGCTGCGCTGGAACCGGGCGCTTCGGTTTCCGTTCCTTTTTCCGAGATGGCCTGGCGTGAAATCAAGGCAGCAGTGGAAAATGAGCCTCTGGCGGCCATGCCGCACAAGTTTTCTACCTATGTGCTGCCAGAGCAGGGTGTCTGCATTTCATTCCACTGCAATGTGAGTGTGGGGCTGTCTGTGGAAGAGGCGCACAACGTCTGCACGCGCCTTGAAAAGCGCATTCGTGCCGCAGTGCCTCAACTGGGGCGTCTGAGCATCCACATGGAACCGGCGGTTGTGTCAAATACCCCTGCGGCATAA
- the trxB gene encoding thioredoxin-disulfide reductase, with amino-acid sequence MKEYDAVVIGSGPAGITAAMYLARSGCSVLMPEQLAAGGQILQTEAMENYPGFPKGIKGYELADLFEAHLTGLDVDRKAASVESVTGSAGRFAVRAGGVDYIGKTVIVCSGAHHKPLGLEGEDRLRGHGVSYCAICDGNFFRNQTVAVVGGGNSALEESLYLAKIVGKLYLIHRRDEFRGHKIYQDKLDAYGDKIEILRSSVVSRLHGENELTGLTVKELKTGEERHLPVDGLFVYVGYEPSTGFLPAEVVRDAQGFIITDTEMRTSIPGVFAAGDIRSKLCRQVITAAGDGATAAQAAFVFLEQLHA; translated from the coding sequence ATGAAAGAATATGATGCCGTAGTCATAGGCAGCGGCCCCGCTGGCATTACGGCAGCAATGTATCTGGCCCGCTCTGGTTGCTCGGTGCTTATGCCCGAGCAACTGGCAGCGGGGGGTCAGATTCTGCAAACTGAGGCCATGGAAAACTATCCCGGTTTTCCCAAGGGCATCAAGGGTTACGAGCTGGCGGATCTTTTTGAAGCGCACCTGACCGGCCTTGATGTTGACCGCAAAGCTGCATCTGTTGAATCCGTAACCGGTTCGGCTGGGCGTTTTGCTGTTCGCGCTGGCGGCGTGGATTACATCGGCAAGACGGTCATTGTTTGTTCCGGAGCGCACCACAAGCCGCTTGGGCTTGAGGGCGAAGACCGGCTGCGCGGCCATGGCGTTTCCTATTGCGCCATTTGCGACGGCAATTTCTTTCGCAATCAGACCGTGGCGGTTGTAGGCGGTGGTAATTCGGCGTTGGAAGAGTCGCTTTATCTTGCAAAGATTGTGGGAAAGCTCTATCTTATCCATCGCCGCGATGAATTCCGCGGGCACAAGATTTATCAGGATAAGCTTGACGCCTATGGCGACAAGATCGAGATCCTGCGCAGCAGCGTTGTGAGCCGTTTGCACGGCGAAAACGAGCTGACAGGTCTGACGGTTAAGGAACTGAAGACCGGAGAGGAACGCCATTTGCCCGTAGACGGGCTTTTCGTCTACGTGGGATATGAACCCTCCACCGGCTTTTTGCCCGCAGAGGTCGTACGTGACGCACAAGGTTTCATTATCACCGATACGGAAATGCGTACCAGCATTCCGGGCGTTTTTGCAGCCGGTGATATTCGCTCCAAGCTTTGTCGTCAGGTAATCACTGCCGCCGGTGACGGCGCAACTGCCGCGCAGGCGGCGTTTGTATTTTTGGAACAGCTCCATGCATAA
- the efp gene encoding elongation factor P, with product MYSTTDFRKGLKIEVEGTPYEIVDFQHFKPGKGGAMVRTKLRNILTGRMQDITFRSGEKVNKPDLETRDMQFLYRQDDDLIFMDMTTYEQLQMHITTTDGKEGFLKDGQECRVLLYKGSPLDIDIPLSLVLAVVETEPGAKGDTVSNVTKAAKLETGISVQVPIFVNEGDRIKVDTRTKEYLGRE from the coding sequence ATGTATTCTACCACAGACTTTCGCAAGGGTCTGAAGATCGAAGTCGAAGGCACCCCTTACGAAATCGTTGATTTTCAGCATTTCAAGCCCGGCAAGGGTGGCGCTATGGTTCGTACCAAGCTGCGCAATATCCTTACTGGCCGCATGCAGGATATAACGTTCCGTTCCGGTGAAAAGGTCAACAAGCCCGATCTGGAAACCCGCGACATGCAGTTTCTCTATCGTCAGGACGATGATCTCATCTTCATGGATATGACCACCTACGAACAGCTCCAGATGCACATCACCACCACGGATGGCAAGGAAGGCTTTCTCAAGGACGGCCAGGAATGCCGCGTGCTGCTGTACAAGGGCAGCCCCCTTGATATCGACATCCCGCTGAGCCTTGTGCTTGCGGTTGTTGAAACCGAGCCCGGCGCCAAGGGCGACACTGTCAGCAACGTCACCAAGGCTGCCAAGCTTGAAACCGGTATTTCGGTTCAGGTGCCCATTTTTGTCAACGAAGGCGATCGCATCAAGGTTGACACGCGCACCAAGGAATACCTGGGCCGGGAATGA
- the pgsA gene encoding CDP-diacylglycerol--glycerol-3-phosphate 3-phosphatidyltransferase: MLNLANKITLLRILMTPLVVLLLYFEGPMTCILATLAFIFASLTDWADGYIARRSNMVTSMGKFLDPLADKVLICSVLIMFVKLDWAPAWVVIIIVCRELVVTGLRAIAIDEGIVLAADKFGKAKTVLQIFAIVPLALHYPLWGMDLRLLGLGLLYTALVLAVVSGANYCYDFYRHTRKQAG; encoded by the coding sequence ATGCTTAATCTTGCTAATAAAATTACACTGTTACGCATTTTAATGACCCCTCTGGTTGTTTTGCTGCTCTATTTTGAAGGCCCGATGACCTGCATTTTGGCTACTCTGGCCTTTATTTTTGCGTCGCTTACCGACTGGGCTGACGGTTATATTGCCCGCCGCTCCAACATGGTTACCAGTATGGGCAAGTTTTTGGACCCGCTGGCCGACAAAGTGCTGATATGCTCGGTGCTGATCATGTTTGTGAAGCTGGACTGGGCGCCCGCCTGGGTGGTTATCATTATTGTATGCCGCGAGCTGGTGGTAACCGGTCTGCGTGCCATTGCCATTGACGAGGGCATCGTGCTTGCCGCCGACAAGTTCGGCAAGGCCAAGACAGTGCTCCAGATTTTTGCCATTGTGCCTCTTGCCCTGCATTATCCCTTGTGGGGTATGGATCTGCGGCTGCTTGGCCTTGGGCTGCTCTACACGGCACTGGTGCTGGCCGTTGTTTCAGGGGCCAACTATTGCTATGATTTTTACCGCCATACGCGTAAACAGGCAGGCTAA